The region acaaaatgggagcaaaaccagaagtgttgcgtttatatttttgttgagtgtatatatatatatatatatatatatatatatacacacacacacaaatgcacgcaTACACCAAGAGAGACCACAACAAAATTGAGTGTGTGGCTCCCCTAATGCTGGATATGTGAACATCTGTCTTGGTTTCCTGGCTCTGAGTGACCGCCTAACCTCGCTCGATGGTTCTTCTTCGTGAGCGGGTGAAACCCGTTCTTCCCTAGGATCTAAGCGTTTGTTATTCTCACTGTCGTTTTCAGGTGGATGTAAGTCAGATGACAACCGAGTTACCTGCTGAGCAAATGTTTGGTGCTGTTCTTCACACCTTTCTCCTCTTATTGGTACTCTGATCTGTCTCTCCTCTTTCATAGGTACTTGGACCTGGCTGCTTATTTGTTTATGGGCCAGATTTGTTTGTCCCAAAGTTGATGCCTCACAGTATAGACTTGCACGCTTGGTTTCTCCTCCTGTTGCAGggatatggggccattattgcagcaaaagtatttgcagatgcatatctgtgcgtgtgtaaacagatccacaaatgcataaaaaaaatctgtgcgtgtgtatccatgtgtctgtgaaaatcgggccactcgattggatgtgttcttacacgtaacttttgctacagttctgcgcgttaagggcctttcacaccaggccggtctgctctgtatcagcctgatcctgtcagagacTCTGTACATATATGCACTTTGCATTTAAAGAAATAAATGAGGTTTTGGCTCCAAtaacactggtctacagccaaagTGCCTCTGAAATAAAGACGGTCAGACTTTACTCATTTTGAGTCACGGAGAATGAAAATGttaagaaatgctactactgtgctactaaggattaatatataTTCCTTTTActgatttttgtgttgttatgatttttcatgaaaactctactgttaacacaatataattaagtaaaagcaaaatgtaaaaccttgtatatcttggaaacagtagccatTTAGCcgttgttattgtcatatttgaattcaacatgaCAAAATCCATGacaaatagcacattttatttctgaagcagacaacttctaaatATTTTAGACCAGTGTAACCACTCATTTATAGATATGCAAAGCTCCATTATACACCTTCGATGGTGTTTCCACTAAGCGAAGACACGTGTTAGTAGTACTTTGCAACTGTTATCTTGAATGTAAGTTCCTCATCTCAACACACACACGTGCCACGCCTTTccgaccaaaaaataaaaaggggacaaaaaaacacaacacaacaaaaataaataatacatagggcaaaacaacaaaagagaaaacagaagaaaaatcccGAACCCTAACCAGGTTGCGCTACGTATGAATCGCCAGTTCCACTGTGTTAAATGCAATTCTGGCTACTTTGTCGGTGGTATTTGAGCTGTTGCCATTTATGGATTTGAAGCACTTTGTGTCAAGGTATCTGTTGTTTGTAGCTGTAATGTGTAATAACATTTCTACTTAACTGTCTTGaaaaacacaaaatacaaaaaataaaaaataaaaataaataaataaatataaggtGGGAGGAGAGAAGAGATAAAAACAATGAAACGTCTTCTTACATGAGATGATGCAATGCTGAAGAGCAGATGAGTGAGTggttcaaagaaacaaaaaagtgaCATTGATTAACTGTATATATGATTCCAAATGATGCCAAAGCTGTCCAAAGCCACTTCACGTTTTTCTCCGCATTATGGAATACGTCTTGCCGTCAATcgtgtgctgctcttacagacagagagtagactttaatgaatctgcatgtgcagcagtcagttcgtgtgggagagaaaaaagcttgagtattgatctttttacacggggatcattcaatatcaataccagcactggtattgatattatcgatattaggatcgatccgcccacctctaatatacatacatttatgctcctaacgtaaactacagaaaatgttttacttactaggctataaatacactaaatgcaattaataaaaaaaaaactttgacggaaaaatacaaaaaaaaataaatgcatatgcgcagttgcacgtcgagcgagttacatcatctccacgtgcagttgcgcgaggcacctcatctcgacgggtgacgtcttcaagtccggggtagagcgatgtgagcatgcacacgcatgcgcagtagggtgacgcacctcatctcgacgggacacctgtCTGCTCTgtatcagcctgatcctgtcagatctcagaagcttagcagtgcatatatatatatatatatatatatatatatatatatatatatatatatatatatatatatatatatgtaaatgcGTGCAGCGATTTGTGAgtgtgtggagacttgtctgtgtgcctccaccagagggcgcaagcaCCAATGACATCGCTAACCGCAGTGGCTGGTCCCTCgaagagatcaaaatacacatttgtaaaTACTTTTCCGACAATAAGGACCCCATAAAtgtccaaatggcaaatgtcgggGTGGAAAAGACGAGACAATTTTCTAAGTCAACGATGCAACAGTGTGTCGTTTATGCAGAAAAGTCTAATAAAAACACACGGATGCCCCTGAGACCATCCACCAATCACAGACGGGGACTCACACAGTTTAATTTGCATGCAGTATCTATAAATGAAAGGTTATCGGAGCCAAAATCTCATTCGTTTTGTTATATACAGATTGCATTATATTTGTAAATACTTTCGCTACAATAATGTTCCCATAAGTAACAATACCTTTAACACAGGTATGATCTATCAGTAGTATGACTGCTGCTGTCTATTGGCGCTGACGAGCCGTGGGGCTGCCATCTTAGACCGTCATCTGGGTCATCTGACCCGCTACACTCAGTGTTGTTCGACAGGCGCAGcacatttaatccatcctaactGTCTGAATACTAAAAAAATTTGacccctgatctcgtaattatgagaaaagatctcataattacgacatcaggatctcgtaattacaagaaaagatctcataattacgacatcaggatctcgtaattacaagaaaagatctcataattacgacatcaggatctcgtaattacaagaaaagatctcataattacgacatcatgatctcgtaattacgagatcatgctatttttatttgtttattttgtgtgtgtgtgtgtgtgtaaaatcgcTTCCATACAATGTGCTTCCATACTTCCAGTCCCTCGGTAAAGACAAGTGTGAGAATTCTCAAGTCATAATCAAAAATTGGCCAATTTGGAACCTccgacactgcactgtgatcGCACACCACGGCACACTCAAAGTATGGATTTCCCCCTAAActattcctggatgaatgaaagtcCTCCAGCGAGGCGGAGCACGAGGcccacagactggcatgtgcctggctgggagtgagccccgctgtgtccctcagtggtcggtggggctgtgtgagtgaaagctggaagtcgccccgtgctcctccctggacattcatctgggagcacttcaggggaaaagccgcactttgtgtttgattgtaGTGAGTTATCAACGGTTGAGCTCAGCCCGACGTATATGCAGTGAATGCGGGCGGACCAGTTTTTCCGTGCGGACTGTTAAGTctaggtttgattcctggtcatggaAGTGCTGAGCGCAGATTCTCTGTTCAATCTGATTtttacatgtacgaggtctgttagaaaagtatttgacatttttaattttcaaaaacctgatggatttgaatcacgtgtgcttgcatgagccaaccttgaaccttcgtgcgcatgcgtaagttttttcatgcctgtcgattgcatcatttgctggtaagcagcctttatgtgaggatgggtggagtctctcatcattttttctttgcaaggaaatggcaaaacaactggagcagcacgactgcatcaaattttgccagaaactgggcgacagccaggtggaaaccatttggattattcagacggctttcggtgatgatgctatgggcatcacacggattaaggagcggtacaaccggtttaaagacgtccgcacaacggtggagagcgagccgcgctccgggcggccatcaacatgctgaaatggccAAATcacttccaaagtgaacgctgtggtgatgtgggaccattgagtgactatccgagaaattgcggaagaggtggacattagcactttttcggcacattccactgtgagagaagattttgccatgaaaagagctgcagcaaaattcatgccgatggcttgggcacgaaactgatggcggaacaaaagcgccttggtgttgaagtctcacaggacatgtgagacatgcccacctcttccacaatttctcggatagtcacacgactgaaaagccaccgaaagccgtctgaatcttccgaatggtggaagaggtgggcatcatttttcagagtccagcatgttaTCCCTTATCTCCTAATTTGTGTTTACTTGGAGACACAATTACTGAACTGCCaactaaacaatctaaaactatacTTATAGCACTGACTATTGCCAAAAAAATATTGTTCCTTTTCAGTCGGGTCTGTCTGCTCTACCGTTGGTGGGTTGTGGTCTTGTGCCTGGACAAGGGGTGGTGCCTTTCCCCGGGGCTTGGGTGTGCGTGGCCCCCCGTGCCCCGGCCTCTCCACCCGGGTTTGTGGGGCCCGCCTGTCTCCCCTGGCTCCTCGGCTGCCCTCCCACTTTCGGGTCTCATCCTGCACCTTCCCTAGATCAGGGACCTCCGGGCGTGGTGGCCCGTCCATCTGTGGCTCCTTGGCCCcctgtcccccctgttggtttgctcctcCCTGGCTTCCTGTGCTCCTCTCTTTTGCATGAGAAGTTTTGTGCAGACCGCAGTCGCCACAGAAGGATGAGGGTCAGTTAACACTGGCGAACACGGACACAGGCCGTAATCACCGCAAATTACTATaaggacgtttggaaataaaacaTTTTACTGCCTGATCCAACAGTTGATAAAGCAAGCAAGGCAGCAATCATACTCCTGTGGGATGTGGGACTGTTTAACGATAATAGTATCATAAAGATTGGAATGATACAAATATAGGGAAGTAGCACAAATCAACGtacaatgaacataaattgatTCAGTTTTGCTGTGATGATTGTGAAACAATACAATTAAAGGAGATTTACTCTTTCATAGGACAGTGGGCGGCTCTTAAAAGAGCCTTTGTGTTGTCATTAAAGACACTGAAGCGGCTTAACCACCGAAGCCGTACAGGGTCCTTCCCTGCCTCTTCAGAGCGTACACCACATCCATGGCGGTCACAGTCTTCCTCTTGGCGTGTTCAGTGTAGGTGACGGCATCACGGATCACGTTCTCCAGGAACACCTTCAACACACCGCGAGTCTCCTCGTAGATAAGACCAGAAATCCGTTTGACGCCGCCGCGGCGAGCCAGACGGTGGATGGCGGGTTTGGTGATTCCCTGGATGTTATCACGAAGAACTTTACGGTGCCGCTTAGCGCCTCCCTTTCCGAGTCCTTTGCCACTTCCACTCATCGTAACCAAACACAAAATAACACACAACTGACAGAgccgcagtgttgccagataggaaatatgcaactatcgtaccaaaacctcaaaattatcgtattttgggagaaattatcgtacacaaacaaaacgcatacaacgtagctattttagcgttttttgtttttttttccaaagaattttatgtcacatttttaaacagtaattcacaatatccctatagtaacggggaaactatggcacaaaaagaacgcaaatgcacaagcaaatgcactaccagactagaaagattttttttctgtgaagggacacaaacgtgttaattatcaGACTAGAAACAGtcaaattcaacctcgaggtcgctgtcgtcatccaatgccatggccacttgtgcagatgttGTTAGTTGGGGAATATTCCTGTCACGGTAGAGATTGGATGCAGTCATGGACCGCAGCACAGTGTTCGTAGATTGACAGGCGTGACACCCACCAGCATTCCTCACACACTCTGAACTGTGCACAAGTCCGTTGAGAGTGTCTGTAATGAGCCGATTTCATGGTTTTGTTTTGATTAGATTCACTTTGGAAAAAACTCACTCGCATGATGCATTGGAGTGGGGAAAGACGAGCACATCCAGGGAAAACTTTCCCAGTTCACTGAATATGGCAATCCCCTGTAAATCCTCCACCTTAGAGACGTGATTCCAAAATTCATCCACATCCATTGCTTTCGTAtcttcactcaaacccacgagggGCAATCTTCTCCATTGGTCTTCAATGGCTTGAAGACGATCGGTATCTGAAGTGTCAATCAAGTGTGGCACCTGCTGCATGAGGGGGAGCAGAGACGGATGCTGAGCGCGTGCGTTTGCATCATTTGCAGTGGCAGGAGACAGGCATGCAAGGTGGGTTAAGAGGGCATCATCAAAATCGAATCTTTTCTTGATTTCTCCGCAGGCAATCTGAAGGAAATTCTGCCAGCGCACAAAGAAGTCTGTCAGGTTGGCTGGGGAAATGTTTCCCTGCTGCATCAATTTAATGCCCAGGTACAATGAGCTGAGTGTGACCTTTGGGCCATTTTTCATATTGATGTCTTTCAGTGGAGTGCGCATCACATAGTCCATGTCCATGAAAGTCAGCAACAGATGTTTGTAAGTCTCACAGACTTTGCTCATCAAGGAAGTGATTACCACTTTTTCACTCTGAAAGTGCTGATTGAGGTCTGTGAATTTTGGTAGCACCCACTCGAGGAAATAATAGAAAAGGTGCAGAGACGGGTCATTTAGAGAATTGAAGATTGCCTCTGCAGAGGTAAGTCTGGCCTCAAGCCACTGATCTGTGAAGAACAGGCGGAGAGCATCCCATTGCAAAGACACACGTTTCACTACGTCATTCAGTGACGGCTATCGAGTCTGTGCGGGCTTGAGCATTTTGTGGGGCTGAACTTGGCAGAAGTCTTGAAACTCTCGTAGCTGCGCAATTGGTTTTGCGCTGTTTCTGAAGTACCCATAAATGTCTCTAGCTAAATCCTCACACCTGCGAGGGAGCTGTTTACATGCCTCACTTGCACAAAGGTGCAGCGAATGGCACACACAACGCTGCACTGTGATGCCTGGAAAATCACTCTTGAGGTGGCTAGAGACAGAGTTATGTTTACCCATCATTGTGTTGCAGCCATCCGACCCGAAGCCCACAATGTAAAAGGGTGGTACACCTGCATCCGTGAATGACTTGATCATCTCTGTGTATAGTCGTTCCGCAGTGGCTCCCTCTCTTGCGAGTCTGTGGTCGTCTGTGTTGGAGAAGAGCTGTACCAGTTTCCAAAACCTTGTCTGAATTCTCTGTGGTCCCTCATCAAAAAAACGCACCacgacacacagtgttttcaatTGCCAATGTCAGTTGACTCATCAATCAAAACGCTAAATTTCTTCGTTTTCAGAGTTTCAGCAAGGCTCTCGGTATAACAATTGCCAATCACATGGTTTGTTATGGCAGTCGCTTTCGTGCGTCGAAGGTTCATGTTTTGGGCAATTTGTGAGTCTTTGAAAATGTCCTTCAAGACTAAGACCAAATGGTCGGAATTTGTCATAGCCACATTGTGCTCTGCCATGAAGCCTGCAAGTTTGATCTCGGCACTCTTCACAGCCTCATCTAATTTTGGTTTTGCAGGTGGTTTTTGTAGGCAGTATGCTATCGACTTCTGAGATGGTGCAAGATGTTTCTTTTTTTCTGAATGCTTCTTCGACTTTTCGTGGTTTTTCAAAACTGTGCTCTCTGCTACCATTTGAAGGTTGCAACAACGGCAATATGCCTTGGCATCATTTCCCGGGACAGGTTTCAGCAATCTGGAAAATTTGGGATCTTTCTCCCACTCTGTCCGATATGTCTGTGGCCTATGCTTACTTTTATGTTGCACTTCAGATTCTGCCTTTCTCTTCTCTCCTCCACTTTCACCCTCCTCTTCATTTTCTGAACTCATTTAAGAACTTTTCTTTTTACGTCGTGACGTGTTGACAGTCAGTTTCTCTCTTCTCACTTAGCTGCAAAAGTTGTTTGTGTGTAGTGATGGCAATGGGGGTGGGCGTGGGCTAAGCTAtgtatgtgcgcatgtgcagccaaaacagtctacattacaggtcagttgtctcgggcccagggagggccagggccgagaattgggaactcattactttgtatggagagggggtgggctttcaaatgactttgtcccgccCCGGCCAGGCCGGCCAGCAGCAGCGGCTGtgggtggtgtggtgtgtgtgtctttgatgccgcctgagtgcaacgcctgcaaaatgattcttgggtgtcagagagagatgcatgtttgggcaaccaactgaaattatcgtacattttggattttttcccattattgatcgtacatcgtacagagggcaaaactatcgtacaaatacgataattatcgtacatctggcaacactctGCAGAGCTGTTCAAACGTCTACGTCCTTTAAAACCCATCTGAGGACGTAAGTGAAGACAGGGGCGTGGCTATTTTCTTCTTTGGCTGCTACTGGTTGGTGATTGTTCTTTGGAGCTGATGCGCCACTTGCTGGACAAACATATGATTATCGAAGCATTATTTGCTGTGTTTATGTCATTGCTTCTTTCCTCCCTTTTTATGAGTTATGGAATTAGTCCTTGTCTGGTTTCTACTTAACTGTTTTTAAAAACACAGATTtaaaatataaagcaccttggggcaactgtttgttgtgatttggcgctatataaataaaactgatttgatttgatttattttatttgaagtgTTGATAATATGTGGAAGCCTTCTCTAGAAATATTTAAAAGTGTAATAACACCAGTGTTTGGCTTTCGTGTCAGACTGTGATGAATCAAACACCGAGCCTATAAAAAGGTGgcgttaactttttttttaatgccccCTCCCTAAAAAAGGTAGGTTTTGTACATTACATTACTTTTGCTACTACAGATTTATGATGTGGCTCAAGTGACACAGGAAACACTCTTTCAGTAATGTGGGCGGCTCTTAAAAGAGCCTTTTGTAGGGCATGATTGACAGCTCACTTTTTCTTGGGCGCTGCCTTCTTAGTTTTGGGTTTGACGGCCTTCTTTGCTGGACCTTTCTTGGCTGCAGCGGGCTTTTTTGTGGTTTTCTTTGGACTCTTGGCTGCCTTCTTTGCCACTGCAGGCTTCTTCACCTTCTTCGGGGACTTTTTAGCGACAGCAGGCTTCTTTGTTGCTGCAACTTTCTTGGCTGCTGCTGGTTTCTTGGCGGCGGCCTTCTTAGCTTTGGGAGCACTTT is a window of Thalassophryne amazonica chromosome 17, fThaAma1.1, whole genome shotgun sequence DNA encoding:
- the LOC117528907 gene encoding histone H4-like, which gives rise to MSGSGKGLGKGGAKRHRKVLRDNIQGITKPAIHRLARRGGVKRISGLIYEETRGVLKVFLENVIRDAVTYTEHAKRKTVTAMDVVYALKRQGRTLYGFGG